TCACGACGAGCGCGCTCGCGCCGTCGTTCAAGCCGGGCGCGTTGCCCGCCGTCACGCTCCCGTCCTTCTGGAACGCGGGCTTGAGCTTGCCGAGCGCTTCGAGCGTGGTGTCCGCGCGAGGCGGCTCGTCGGTCTTGATGATCTGGCTACCCTTCCGGTCCGCGATCTCCACCGGAGCGATCTCCGCCTCGAACGCGCAGGCCTGTTGCGCCGCGACCGCCTTCTGGTGGCTCTCCAGCGCGAAGCGGTCCTGTTGCTCGCGGGTGACGCCGGCCTTCTGCGCGGTGTACTCGGCGTACGCACCCATGTGGCAGTCGCCGAACGAGCACCAGAGGCCGTCCTTGATGACGCCGTCCACCAGGGTCTGGTTCCCGAACTTCACCCCGCCGCGGATGCCGAACATGTAATACGGCGCGTTCGACATCGACTCCATGCCGCCCGCCACGACGCACTCGGCGTCGCCGGCCTTGATGGCCTGCGCGGCGAGCATCACCGCCTTGAGCCCCGATCCGCACACCTTGTTGACCGTGAGGGATGGGATCTCGCCGGGGAGACCGGCGTGGATCGCCGCCTGGCGCGCGGGCGCCTGTCCCGCGCCGCCCTGGACCACGTGGCCCATGATGACCTCCTGCACGTCGGCGTCGGCGACGCCGGCGCGCTTCACCGCTTCACGGATGGCGACGGCGCCGAGCCGAGGCGCGGTGAGGGGCGCGAGGCCGCCCTGGAAGCGGCCGATGGGGGTGCGAGTGGCGCTGACGATGACGGGTGTGTTTCGGCTATCCATAGTGTTGGGCTTCCTCTCAGGCGGATGCCGGGAGCCGGGAGCCGGGAGCCGTTCCATTCATGCGCGACGCAGGTGCGCAGCCGTTCCCTTCGTGCGCACCGCAG
This DNA window, taken from Gemmatimonadales bacterium, encodes the following:
- a CDS encoding acetyl-CoA C-acetyltransferase, with protein sequence MDSRNTPVIVSATRTPIGRFQGGLAPLTAPRLGAVAIREAVKRAGVADADVQEVIMGHVVQGGAGQAPARQAAIHAGLPGEIPSLTVNKVCGSGLKAVMLAAQAIKAGDAECVVAGGMESMSNAPYYMFGIRGGVKFGNQTLVDGVIKDGLWCSFGDCHMGAYAEYTAQKAGVTREQQDRFALESHQKAVAAQQACAFEAEIAPVEIADRKGSQIIKTDEPPRADTTLEALGKLKPAFQKDGSVTAGNAPGLNDGASALVVTSLAFAEAHRLEPMARITAYAAGGGEPKDLFFAPIVAVQNLMKKEGRKIADYDLIEANEAFAVQALADGNALGWDWSRVNVNGGAVALGHPIGASGARILTTLLYALRARNAATGLATLCLGGGNAVALSVERMS